The Hevea brasiliensis isolate MT/VB/25A 57/8 chromosome 1, ASM3005281v1, whole genome shotgun sequence DNA segment AACCCACCTGGTGGTGTGTGGCAGCAAAATTTTGCAAATAACTCTGGTGGTCCTAAATGCAGCGACACAAATATATGTGAAGCTGGAACTGCTGTTCTAGCCTATGCCTACCCAGAGGCATACATTTATTACTCAACTTTCAACGGTATTGCTTTTTTTGCATCTCTGAGCGTCATAGCTTTGGTGTGGGTGGATTTCCTCTTCGGAATAAGTTGTGCTTTTCCCTAGTAACTTCGAGAAATTTCGTTTCATTTTGTATGTTAGTAATCGTTGGAGTTTTGTATCATATACTGGAAGCTCTTGTTTttgtatagttttttttttttaaattttttgtacaGATTAGGACTTTGTGTGAACATTGGGGAAGCGGCAAAGATGAATCTGTGCGCGGCTGAAGATGAATCAGAGCAAGAAATTCATATCCCTGCTGATATTGGTTGGGAAATGCTCGATAAATGGAAATTCTTCTTCCTTGGTGCTGCGCTCTTTTCAGGTGTATCGGCTACTCTTTATCCTGTGGTTGTGTTAAAAACCAGGCAACAAGTTGCCCAATCTCAGGTTCCGTGCGTGAAGACCGCTTTTGGGATCGTTAGGCATGAGGGTTTTAGAGCTTTGTATCGAGGATTTGGGACTTCCTTGATGGGTACAATTCCGGCTAGAGCACTCTACATGGCAGTGCTTGAGCTTACCAAGAGTAACGTGGGGACTGCCACGATCCGATTAGGGTTTCCAGAGGGGACCGCAGGAGCAATTGCCAATGCCGCTGCTGGGTTGAGTGCAGCCATGGCAGCTCAACTTGTTTGGACCCCTATTGATGTTGTGAGCCAAAGGCTTATGGTTCAAGGGGGTGGTTTGAATTGGGTTTCTAATGCGTCAACATGTAAATATTCAAATGGGATTGATGCGTTTAGGAAAATCGTTCGCCCGGATGGACCCAGGGGCTTGTATAGAGGGTTTGGGATATCCATTTTGACATATGCACCATCAAACGCGGTTTGGTGGGCTTCCTACTCTGTGTGCAGAGGACGGTTTGGGGTGGTATGCGGTGTTGCTTTTACAAGAAAGATGAAGATGGGAATGAAAGTGGGATCAATGCATTGAGACCGGATTCGAAAACCGTAATGGCAGTTCAGGGAGTCTGTGCAGCCATGGCGGGTGGTGTTTCAGCTTTAATTACAATGCCACTTGATACAATTAAGACCAGATTGCAAGTTTTGGATAGGGAGGAGAATGGGAGGCGTGGACCAACTATTGGGCAGACTATTAGAAATCTTCTTAGGGAAGGTGGTTGGACGGCTTGTTACAGGGGATTGGGGCCGCGCTGGGCTTCCATGTCTCTGTCTGCCACAACCATGATCACTACCTTTGAGTTTCTGAAACGGCTCTCAGCAAAGAACCACGAGATTTTGCAATGATAAAGAATGCagaaaaaataataagaaaaaaaaataagagaaatggaAGTTTTTATTCTTTTATCTGTCTAAACGGATGCTGCCCACTTGCTCTCAACTTGCCATGTTTCTCCCCTTTTCCCTTATCTTTCTTTTTGTTACCCACCCTGCCTAAGAAAGATGATCAATGAATGTGCATGCAGGTTTTCACTGTACAtaaaaattttgttcttgttACAATTCTGGAAGTGAAAACAGAGCAGAGTAAGCAGATAAAAAATTGCAAAGAACCAGTTTTTTTGAAGATAATACTTCTCTCATATGGAGAGTTCATTTTACAGGTTATATATATGCAAAAAGAGAGTTACATCAGTCAATACACACCACCTACTGCTCTAACAACTACAGCAGTAATTAAATAACAACTCTCAGCAAATTAGGCAGCAAATTAAGCCCAACCATACATAACCAAAAGAGCTGTTACATCAGTACAAAATACACAGCTGTGAGGACATAAACATAAACCAAAATAGCTTTTCTAAGTATCTAGGAAAAATCTCATTACATCAACAGTTCTTCCTCTGCTTCTTATTGATGTTACAAAGTCTGATCATCAACAATTTCTGGTTTGTTTACGGCATGAATTTCAACAATATAACTAAGAGTTGATATGTCCAAACAATTTTTATTTTCTGCTGCTATTATGAATAATTCAGAATGTTCAAGATTCCTTGGATTGAAAAGAGAACAGCGTTTGGTCTCAACGGTGGATGAAACCTCGTGAATCTGAGATAGTTGTAGAATTCATGAGTGCTCTGCATGCTTTAGTTCTAATTATGTTTTCTAGGCAAATCAGAGATATCAATTTAGGCGTCCATATCACATTTTTATTTCTTCTTGCTGTTAGTGAGCTTTTCAGTGGAGGTTATTGTGTTTTGCTGGGGATAACTGTAGTTATTAGTTAATGGTGGGGTTACATAGGGTTTGTTTACTTGTTAAAAATCAGAGTAGTTTTCTAGAAAAATTTTCTAAGAAAATTAGAAAACAGAATTTCGTGTTCAAATGTGCCAGTTTTCCAAATAGAGATTTGCAGTATCAAGTCTTTTAGTCATCCCACTATGTCCACATCTTTTATGTTGGCGTCCAACCAAAAATCCGAAACTGATTAAAATCCAGAAGATTATATTGCGATTGGGCATTTGGTTGCTATATGCAGCTAACCTCCTATTGTGCTATAACATGATCGTAGCCTAttaaaatatgtccctgatgtatGCTATCTACTAGCTATTCTGTAGATAGGCCGTGTTTAGCAattaaattttgaagtttgaaCTGGTCTCAATGTTTTCTCAGAGCATACTTTGCAAGTTGATATTGTACTAAGTTCAATAGTCATCAAAATTTTTTTAGGTTTCAATGAATTCTTGGGGATCTAGTCCGGTTATAGTGTCATATGGAGGTCATTTAGTGACATTATTGACTTGGGACGAAATGAACCTGGGAAATTTAGTATGGTCACAGACTTTAAGGTAGTCTACACATAATATCAATTTGTTTCTGAGTTAGTCTGAGCCACCCATTAAAGGGGCTCTTACTGTTGAGTGTTAGGAGAAGACaaactcctttttctttttttttttggtgggtgACTTCAATGATGGAAGTGGGATTTTTGCATTACTTGGTCCACCACTTTTGCACGCCTTTAAATCTTCAGAGTTCAAACACAGTTTAAAATGTTTGGTTATTAATTTTCAGACACTGTTTTGAGTAGCTCCCCTCCTCAGAGCCAGTTCTTGTGCAAGATCTCTCTCCATGGTTACTTTCATCCTTCACTagcatgaaattgagaatttttttttttaaatttcaaatttcaacCATCTAACTCTCATATGAATTAAACCTACATTAATCATAGCTTATTAACTCGTAAGTTATCATCACATTTATAAAAATGAAGCTCCGGCATGGTAACATCCCAATTTCGAGCTTGGGGGCATCCACTATACACAGTTTAATATAGAGATATACGTTTCTTTTTCTATCTGTTAGGGTTTTCAAGCTATTCCCAGAGACTAGGAAATGATTAGTCTCGCTCAGCTAGATAAACCTCTTTATAAAATGAAAagacatatatatattttttatattatcctTAATTTTTGTTCTGTATAaagtatataaataaaataatagataGTTGAGAAAGACAATTCTAATTGTCCTTCAATTCTAAGAGAATCGATAATATAAAACCTGTATTATCAGTTTACTTTAAAGGTAAATTAATTGTAGATGATTGGTACTGTTTTGTCATCATTAAATCTAGGTGAACTCATAGGTTGTATGGACATAATCTGAATCACTTTCATGCCATTACATATCTCTAAACAAAAAACTTCCACCAATGAAGATGCATATACTTCTTTTTTAACTTTGATGTTTTTGGATGCTAGTCATGTTTTCTTGTGCCTAGTGCTTaaattcttcttctttcttttagtgTATTTTATTTTTCTCCTTATCAAGGTTGTATGCATTCTAAGTGGTAAGGTTAGTGGCTAAAAATAAGTTAATAAATAGTAACTTGTGATTTGAGAAAGGAGGTAGCATTTGGATAAACACTATTAGGTgggtaataaattaataattaatgattTTAAATCTCTAAGATTAAAACTTTGATAAGCACTCCAATATGGTTGAATCTAAACTTTTGATTATTTAATAAGTGATTTGAACCTAAGCTAGATTTTTATTACTATGTTCATCTATTGTTTTATATAATCTCAAGTTGGTTTTGCTATGATTCTTTAACTTTGTAGTTTTGTCATAGGAAGTGAGAAAACACCCAATGTTGTCTCTTCAAATAATTTGCTGTCTGCAATAATCTATCAAAAGCATGTTCAAATGTAATACTAATGTGGTCCACAAACTCAATAAATCCAAAACCAGAAGCTCAATCCACTTCCAATCAGCTGACAAAGAGGGCACTTTGTTCTATTAGCAAGAGTGTTTGTTGAATAGGTCCATTGTCTCCTGTCCCGCAGAAGGATATCTCTCTTTCTTTCAGCTTGTTAAGACTCGTTACATCGCTTATTTAATAGgtcttatttaattaaaattagtcAATCTGCAACATGATGCGAGGTCATATGTCTTAAGAAGAAATTGCACGCATGTTAAATGTTAATGTTGAACATTGGCAGATACAGAATTGCCTATTTGTAAACTGTGCTTTGTTTTGATGTCTATGGCATATTAAAGGCTTGAACTTCCAATGTAACTTCTCTTTGTGTTTTGGGATTTTCACTGATTTGAGATATTCACACGTAACAATTTCTATGATGCACTTACATCAAAGCACGAGAACATTAAACGATTTCTACAATGAAAGTTAAATTTCATATAGAAACACGTACTACCCGCGCTAAGCCGCTAACACACTGCACATAAAATAGATCCAAGAAACATACTGGTTAAGAAGCCAATTAGCTGACTCCAGCAACAGAGACTGCAAAGGCAAAACCAGTGTCCTCACCCATATATCAAGGGCGAGCTCTCTTGTTACTGCAGGATGGGCACTTGTACTGCTTAATATGCTCAGCTCTAGCAGGGGTGATCTTCACACACTTGCCATGGAACCACCTCTCGCAGATGTCGCAGCAAATCCAGAATTCATCAGCTGCATAGTTCTCACCGCATGCACCACATAATGTCTCCCCATGCTCGTCAGTATCTTCCTCATCCAAGACCTCATCTTCATCCTTTGGCTGTGATGCTTCTGAAAACTTTCCCTGAGATTCTCGCTGCTTGCCACACAAGCATATGAAAGCAAAAAAGAAAACAATCAATATCAGTTTATTCTCTTTATTTAAGACATCTAGCATAAGAATAACCCAAGGCATTGAACAAATGTCAACAGTTGCCTAATTTTGAGATCATTAGGAAAAGAAAACCCCGAGGTCAATGATTGGTACCCACAAAAGAAAATGATAGGAAAAAAGAAATGCACACTTCTGCACAGTTAAGagacaaatatcaattaaaatgaaTGTAAATTCCCCCGGTGAAGCAATTCAGGAAGATATCATGACCCACAATATCTCCAACCACATGCACAATAGCATGAAGTAGCCAGTGATACTTAAATTGACATTAACATCCACCATTATAAAATTCATATTCAATTGTTATGCAAGCAAATCAATGATGCTTAAGATCCAAGCACATAAAAAACAGCTATCATCAAAAATTCCaaatccaaagtatcatgtttagTACTTGACCTCTGTCACAGAGGCTTGACAAGAACTAGTCAAAGAATTACCATTCGTCTAAGACTCTAAATCAATGAACAAGCATGTTTCAGCATTTCATCAAACATAGACTAAAGCTATTTGTCTACTTAACTAAAATACTAACTAGTTAAAGGCTCCTTTTAGGGCTAAACAGTTCAACTGCATTTGTCCTGACCGCAGGAATGAACCAAAATATTGTTCCATGCTGCTATTTGTGGATCAAAGAATCTACAATTGAAAAACAGAATTGCATGATGGGCCTTTAGTCACAAAAATTGCTACTTTAACACACTTGGGAATAAAACCAAAGAATTAGAATATCTTTTGAAGAGTGCCTTTTTTACCACTTTGGAGTTTGACTTGGATTTGTTGCTACTGTGATTGGTGACAGATGACTTCTCCTTCACTTGTTTCTTTTCACCACCAGTCACAACTTCATATATTGTCGGAACATCATTTATCATATCAAAAAGTCGCTTCCTGCATCACAATCAAGAAGATTTGTAATGACTTATGTAAAGGTCTCGTGCTGCTACATTATAGAACTTAACTAAACATTAAAATGAGGCAGCTggtttattttttatgttttatcCACACTGAAGATATAGATGGTTTTCCAGAAAAGCAACCACAATTAGACTAAAGTAATAAATCAGTTTATCATTGTTGATAGCCATGAAATCAGCACATCTACAATCATTCAACTAGTAAATATACCTGTCAGCTTTATCAAATGTAAATCTGGCACCAAAATAGAAGGCCACAGAAAGCAGCCATGCATCACTATGGACAGCTACTAAGGATAACCAGTCCTTTTCTTGCATGCCATCTCTTGCAAAGTTAATACCAAGTGCAGGCTCAGGAAGTTCTGGAGGCACTTCTTCAGCAGGTAAACTGACTTCCCATTGCTCATTGGGAAAGCCATACAAGCACAGATTTTCCTTCTCTGAATGTACAACATACATAGATCAATTACAAAGACCATAAGCATAGTTATTAAATGTTCCTTATTTGAACCAACTTTAAGCTTTGACATAATCCAGTATGATCTTTActctatcattttattttatctaGGATTAAGACATTAAATAATTCTAAGTAAGAAGAAAATCTTATCTCACCCGGGTCACATTGCCAATGGAACACTTCAACATCTGCAATAACAAAATCGAAAACCATATCACACTAAAAACAAACATGCATTTCCTAATTTCAATGAACAAAATGCCCACTTGCTCCAGTGACTCATTAGAAGTGGAATATTGAAACTTTGTTTCATAATTTGTTGGTAAGGAAATGCAGCTCAAATTAATAGAAGATTTTATTTAAGCgggaaaaatatgaatcctccacaaGCGACCAATCTCACTCCAGTATTACTACACTAATAGAGCGGTTTTTCACTTCCCAGAAAACACAACATAAAGAACTAGACGAAATTTACACTtttctccaatttccaattcctcAGATTTTCTCAGCAACCAACCATTCTGACTCCTGTGTTGTATCGTAATTTTCCCGTCAAAACCCAGAGAAAAAAAATCCTCCATTTTCTCCAGAAAAAttgaaaacaaagtaaaattatgaCCAGTAAATGCGatttttaaacaaaaattatCATGGTAAGAGAGACAGATTCATTACGCCAGTTAAGCCAATTAACACGAAAACCAACCGAGAAAACAAACTACCCGCCTCAAAAAAGGAAAACCCCAGCAAAATTgccaaaaagaagaaaaaaaaacaaaaaaaaaaaaagggaagaagaagaagagtttcAAAACTGTGCAATTCCAGTAAAACGAAAAGCACCAAGTTCAAAAGGAAAAGATAGAGAAAATTGAACTAGCATTTACCAGTAGTAAGGGCTTTAATTAAGCCACTTCTGCGGCCTTTGAAATCCTTGAAAACCTCTTCAACTGTTCGTGGGTTGTACTGAGCTCCTGCTGCTGCTCCCTCCATTCCCTTTTCTCTCTGTGTATTGAAATTTCAAAgctcagtttttttttttcctgttttTATTTCTGTAAAACCAAAGTCAACAACTTTTTTTAC contains these protein-coding regions:
- the LOC110641545 gene encoding PHD finger protein ALFIN-LIKE 3 isoform X2; this encodes MEGAAAGAQYNPRTVEEVFKDFKGRRSGLIKALTTDVEVFHWQCDPEKENLCLYGFPNEQWEVSLPAEEVPPELPEPALGINFARDGMQEKDWLSLVAVHSDAWLLSVAFYFGARFTFDKADRKRLFDMINDVPTIYEVVTGGEKKQVKEKSSVTNHSSNKSKSNSKVRESQGKFSEASQPKDEDEVLDEEDTDEHGETLCGACGENYAADEFWICCDICERWFHGKCVKITPARAEHIKQYKCPSCSNKRARP
- the LOC110641545 gene encoding PHD finger protein ALFIN-LIKE 3 isoform X1, which codes for MEGAAAGAQYNPRTVEEVFKDFKGRRSGLIKALTTDVEVFHWQCDPEKENLCLYGFPNEQWEVSLPAEEVPPELPEPALGINFARDGMQEKDWLSLVAVHSDAWLLSVAFYFGARFTFDKADRKRLFDMINDVPTIYEVVTGGEKKQVKEKSSVTNHSSNKSKSNSKVVKKRESQGKFSEASQPKDEDEVLDEEDTDEHGETLCGACGENYAADEFWICCDICERWFHGKCVKITPARAEHIKQYKCPSCSNKRARP